The Daucus carota subsp. sativus chromosome 7, DH1 v3.0, whole genome shotgun sequence genome window below encodes:
- the LOC135147689 gene encoding uncharacterized protein LOC135147689 translates to MDGYVNVNFFWGGEIIKQDNDVLYTLDPKEMMYVKLSSSLEELRDMVFGLMHISRHHWDVKLSVKYPRIGVSNLVSGFFVKSVKSDDDVRRMLSIPERFHLGGDVSLFIEAESIAQPSQHYGGEYGGNYGQTGQTAAGGQVSNYVENYGGSFGGDYGGNYGQSQGMQGWSSGYNYGTIGEYGGGSSNTGRFVVEEVVDEDDLSGRQPSPARQTPKRGAAIALALENQEDDEEYGSERAISSSDDSEWNLSQEDVPESEDFSEVDSDEEREGNMHLQTQALSIHEPRAAWFGSQDYEPVIVSNKDAVMSLGFDPANDELTEGALFATKEVLIAAVKHAHISTDRNFIVEKSSTQVYKVKCVVSNCKWKLRAAKKKSHGLFQITKCPEIHTCLLDRPTQDHCKISAKMIGYVVAPYISQTPQLKVSNIITMVNDEYHHLVSYLKAWRGKMAAMESVYGSWKTTYNELPRFLNVMASTNVGSIVVVEVVPHHKERGTSTFVRAFWCLKAMIDGWQYARPVISIDGTFLKGKYNGKLLVAVGVDSNNHQYPICFALVDEETTENWSWFLRLLRRHVCRDRLGVCIISDHATGILAAMNDEASGFTPPMGYHRFCLHHVRSNFSKAFPGKELKMLMWLAGNTPQIRKYDAYMKKIGELSPQGLRWLLGISPALWTICHDTGHARFGQATTNITESFNGNVRVARHLPVTAMIEFMFYKTVRTVNKERNAVLEGIGEGHELCLRTRNKLEKIAAKANTHRVETFNRGTGLFSVKTQRYMVKGCNKGGNTQVVDITQRTCTCGKWACHRLPCSHLIAACNHNHLNWKQWIGHFHYNSTLLKLWEPMIYPLPATGYWDIDLPVQWRMFGTVVPNEALRKRRRKRGERGQSVRIRTEMDSSRTSHKCGRCKQEGHTRRSKRCPLYNVDPTV, encoded by the exons ATGGACGGTTACGTAAACGTCAATTTCTTCTGGGGAGGTGAAATCATAAAACAAGATAACGATGTTCTCTACACCTTAGATCCGAAAGAAATGATGTATGTGAAATTGAGCAGCTCACTTGAAGAACTACGAGATATGGTGTTCGGGTTGATGCATATAAGTAGGCATCATTGGGATGTCAAGCTTAGTGTGAAATATCCTCGAATCGGGGTTAGTAACCTCGTTTCGGGGTTCTTTGTGAAGTCTGTTAAATCGGACGACGATGTTCGTAGGATGTTAAGTATCCCCGAGAGATTTCACTTGGGTGGAGACGTATCATTGTTTATCGAGGCCGAGAGTATTGCTCAACCCAGCCAACACTATGGAGGCGAGTATGGGGGGAACTATGGACAAACCGGACAAACCGCTGCAGGTGGCCAAGTTTCAAATTATGTTGAAAACTACGGTGGGAGTTTTGGAGGCGATTATGGGGGAAACTATGGACAAAGCCAGGGCATGCAAGGGTGGTCTAGCGGCTACAACTACGGGACGATTGGAGAGTATGGTGGTGGCTCGAGTAATACGGGTCGTTTTGTTGTTGAAGAGGTTGTGGACGAGGACGATTTGAGTGGTAGACAGCCATCACCGGCTCGTCAAACCCCGAAAAGAGGTGCAGCTATAGCTCTTGCACTGGAGAACCAGGAGGATGATGAAGAGTATGGCTCAGAAAGAGCCATAAGCAGCAGTGACGATTCGGAGTGGAATCTATCACAGGAGGATGTTCCGGAAAGTGAAGATTTTTCGGAGGTTGATTCCGATGAAGAAAGAGAGGGAAACATGCACTTGCAAACACAAGCATTGTCTATTCATGAACCTAGAGCTGCATGGTTTGGATCCCAGGATTACGAGCCTGTGATTGTGTCCAACAAGGACGCAGTTATGTCACTCGGGTTTGATCCCGCCAACGATGAGTTGACCGAAGGAGCTCTATTTGCTACCAAGGAAGTGCTCATAGCTGCTGTGAAACATGCACACATAAGTACAGATCGAAATTTCATCGTGGAGAAAAGCTCCACGCAAGTCTACAAAGTTAAATGTGTGGTTTCAAACTGCAAGTGGAAGCTAAGGGCCGCGAAGAAGAAGTCCCACGGCCTTTTTCAAATAACTAAATGTCCAGAGATTCACACATGCCTACTGGATAGACCCACGCAGGACCACTGCAAAATTTCAGCAAAAATGATTGGCTATGTGGTTGCTCCCTAC ATCTCCCAGACCCCTCAATTGAAGGTAAGCAACATCATCACAATGGTCAATGATGAGTACCACCATTTGGTTAGTTACTTGAAAGCATGGAGGGGGAAGATGGCCGCCATGGAAAGCGTTTATGGAAGCTGGAAGACAACCTACAACGAGCTCCCTCGGTTCCTTAATGTCATGGCCAGTACAAATGTCGGAAGTatagttgtggttgaggttgttccaCATCATAAAGAGAGGGGTACATCGACATTTGTTCGTGCATTTTGGTGCCTAAAAGCAATGATTGATGGTTGGCAGTATGCACGGCCAGTTATTTCCATTGATGGTACATTTCTTAAGGGAAAGTATAATGGGAAATTGCTGGTCGCGGTGGGAGTCGACTCTAATAACCACCAATATCCCATATGCTTCGCCCTTGTTGATGAGGAAACAACTGAAAATTGGTCTTGGTTTCTACGTCTTTTACGTAGACATGTATGCCGAGATAGATTGGGGGTTTGTATTATATCTGACCATGCGACGGGGATCCTTGCTGCAATGAATGACGAAGCGAGTGGTTTTACCCCGCCGATGGGCTATCACAGATTCTGCCTCCATCATGTTAGGAGCAACTTCTCCAAGGCATTCCCGGGAAAGGAGCTTAAAATGTTAATGTGGCTAGCCGGCAATACGCCACAGATTAGGAAATATGATGCCTACATGAAGAAGATTGGAGAGCTTTCGCCTCAAGGCTTGAGGTGGTTGCTAGGGATAAGTCCAGCCCTCTGGACTATTTGTCATGACACAGGCCACGCTCGTTTCGGCCAAGCTACCACAAACATCACGGAGAGCTTTAATGGTAACGTGCGCGTGGCTCGGCACCTACCTGTGACCGCAAtgattgaattcatgttttataAAACTGTTAGGACGGTCAATAAGGAGAGGAACGCAGTGCTTGAGGGCATTGGGGAGGGTCATGAACTTTGTCTAAGGACGAGAAATAAGTTGGAGAAGATTGCAGCCAAAGCTAACACACACCGGGTCGAGACATTTAATAGAGGAACCGGTTTGTTCTCCGTAAAGACGCAAAGGTACATGGTAAAAGGGTGCAATAAGGGCGGGAACACGCAGGTGGTTGACATAACTCAGCGTACATGCACTTGCGGGAAATGGGCTTGCCACCGCCTACCGTGTTCACATTTGATTGCTGCTTGCAACCACAATCACTTAAACTGGAAACAGTGGATTGGCCACTTCCACTACAACTCTACTTTGTTGAAATTGTGGGAGCCAATGATATATCCATTACCAGCAACTGGGTATTGGGATATTGATTTGCCAGTGCAATGGAGAATGTTTGGAACTGTGGTACCGAACGAGGCCTTGCGAAAGAGAAGGCGTAAACGAGGAGAAAGGGGTCAATCCGTCAGAATACGCACGGAGATGGACAGTTCCCGTACAAGTCACAAATGTGGCCGCTGCAAGCAAGAAGGACACACTAGACGTAGTAAAAGGTGTCCATTGTACAATGTTGACCCTACTGTGTAA